A region of Candidatus Neomarinimicrobiota bacterium DNA encodes the following proteins:
- the rpmI gene encoding 50S ribosomal protein L35: MPKMKTNRGAAKRFKVTGTGKIKRVKAYGSHLLTSKTTKRKRSLRKPTVVSSAEKRRVKRMLGI, from the coding sequence ATGCCCAAAATGAAGACAAATCGCGGTGCCGCAAAACGCTTTAAAGTGACAGGCACCGGAAAAATCAAACGCGTGAAAGCTTACGGCAGTCACCTTCTCACATCCAAGACCACGAAGCGTAAACGCTCATTGAGAAAACCCACGGTTGTTTCAAGTGCTGAAAAACGTCGGGTAAAACGGATGCTGGGAATTTAA
- the rny gene encoding ribonuclease Y, with product MLNIIICSTVSFLVGFLIYWLYVRIKLGGLKNHIQDMLENARKEGESIKKERILEAKDEALRIKQNAEEEYKQKLKDVREAEKEILKKESNLERRSDFLDQRYDNIQKQEDELRKKDKKLEQRAEEIENLIRLQQAKLEEIGGLSADEAKEILMNSMIEKARMDAQVKVKEIREQALLNANKEAKKIIIEAIQRSAADHTAETTVTVVNLPNEQMKGRVIGREGRNIRHFESLTGVELIVDDTPEAVVLSGFDPIRRETARIALEKLIQDGRIHPARIEEMIEKATKEIEESIIQAAQDALMELELPPLNPEMMHFIGRLKYRTSYGQNVLKHSIEVGWLAGLMAVELGFDGTLAKRAGFLHDLGKAYDRNVEGTHALIGGEIARRNGENQIVVNAIESHHDEVEKIHPISALVQAADAISGSRRGARGQTLESYIHRMEKLEEISNGFSGVSKTYAIQAGREVRVMVEQSSVDDRDADLLADDIAGKIQNEMTYPGQIKVTVIREHRSVSYAK from the coding sequence ATGCTTAATATTATTATTTGTTCAACGGTATCCTTTTTAGTAGGCTTCCTGATTTACTGGCTTTATGTCCGTATTAAACTGGGAGGATTGAAAAATCATATCCAGGATATGCTGGAAAATGCCCGTAAAGAAGGGGAAAGCATTAAGAAGGAACGGATTCTGGAAGCGAAGGATGAAGCCCTTCGCATTAAACAGAATGCCGAGGAAGAGTATAAACAGAAACTCAAAGATGTTCGGGAAGCGGAAAAGGAAATCCTGAAAAAGGAGAGCAACCTTGAGCGGCGTAGTGATTTCCTCGACCAGCGGTACGACAACATTCAGAAGCAGGAGGATGAACTTCGGAAAAAGGATAAAAAACTGGAACAACGGGCTGAAGAGATCGAGAATCTGATTCGCCTGCAACAAGCCAAACTGGAGGAAATCGGCGGGCTGAGTGCTGATGAGGCTAAGGAAATCCTCATGAACAGCATGATTGAAAAAGCCCGGATGGATGCTCAGGTGAAGGTGAAGGAGATTCGGGAACAGGCTCTGCTGAATGCCAATAAGGAAGCCAAGAAAATTATCATTGAAGCTATTCAGCGCTCGGCGGCTGATCATACGGCGGAAACAACAGTGACCGTTGTAAATTTACCCAACGAACAGATGAAAGGGCGGGTGATTGGACGCGAGGGACGGAATATTCGTCACTTTGAATCACTGACAGGCGTGGAACTGATAGTGGATGATACACCGGAAGCTGTGGTCCTGAGCGGATTTGATCCCATTCGCCGTGAAACAGCACGGATAGCTCTGGAAAAATTGATTCAGGACGGCCGTATCCATCCCGCGCGGATCGAAGAAATGATAGAAAAGGCTACAAAGGAAATTGAAGAATCCATCATTCAGGCAGCTCAGGATGCACTGATGGAACTGGAACTTCCACCCCTGAATCCCGAAATGATGCATTTTATCGGCCGGCTGAAATATCGGACCAGTTATGGACAGAATGTGCTGAAACACTCCATTGAAGTGGGCTGGCTTGCAGGTTTGATGGCTGTAGAACTTGGCTTTGACGGAACTCTGGCCAAACGGGCGGGTTTTTTACATGATTTGGGGAAGGCATACGACCGAAATGTTGAAGGAACCCATGCCCTGATCGGTGGTGAAATTGCCCGCCGGAACGGTGAGAACCAGATCGTGGTGAATGCCATTGAAAGCCATCACGATGAAGTGGAAAAGATTCACCCCATTTCAGCCCTTGTTCAGGCGGCTGATGCCATCAGTGGTTCCCGTCGTGGTGCAAGGGGACAAACACTGGAAAGCTATATTCACCGGATGGAAAAACTGGAAGAAATTTCAAACGGTTTTTCCGGTGTGAGTAAAACATACGCCATTCAGGCCGGACGGGAAGTCCGTGTGATGGTGGAACAGAGCTCTGTGGACGACAGAGATGCCGATCTGCTGGCAGATGATATTGCCGGAAAAATTCAGAATGAAATGACCTATCCGGGACAGATTAAAGTGACGGTTATCCGGGAACACCGGTCCGTCAGCTATGCGAAATAA
- the zapA gene encoding cell division protein ZapA, producing MSVENEEKSVVLKIYGQDYPVRGKVDVEQLKRIAALVNDRMHEVGANMSSSAAVHKIAVLAAMNIAGEYLEYRDEHESLLDSVEQKSRELILMIDRSLSET from the coding sequence ATGAGCGTGGAGAATGAAGAAAAATCGGTTGTTCTGAAAATTTATGGTCAGGACTACCCGGTGCGGGGCAAGGTGGATGTGGAGCAGTTGAAACGCATCGCCGCCCTGGTAAATGACAGGATGCACGAAGTCGGTGCCAATATGTCATCCTCCGCCGCTGTTCATAAAATAGCTGTTCTGGCGGCAATGAACATTGCCGGCGAATATCTGGAATATCGGGATGAACACGAAAGTCTTTTAGACAGTGTGGAACAAAAATCCCGGGAATTGATTCTCATGATTGACCGTTCTTTGAGCGAGACCTGA
- the infC gene encoding translation initiation factor IF-3, with protein sequence MSKKDDSQRINQEIRAPRVRLIGENGNQIGIVSIQEALREAEKRDLDLVEISPDANPPVCKILDFGKYKYQQHKHEKENRKKQHVVQMKEIRFRPGIDVHDIETKAKKIRKFIEDGSKVKITVMFRGREMAHKEYGHKVLEVVSEQLSDIARMESEPSQEGRFLTAYLVAK encoded by the coding sequence ATTTCGAAAAAAGATGACAGCCAACGAATCAATCAGGAGATTCGTGCTCCAAGAGTCCGACTCATTGGAGAAAACGGCAATCAAATTGGTATCGTAAGCATACAAGAGGCGCTCAGAGAAGCTGAAAAAAGAGATTTGGACCTGGTGGAAATCTCACCGGATGCCAATCCCCCTGTATGCAAGATACTTGACTTCGGAAAGTATAAGTATCAACAGCACAAGCACGAGAAGGAAAACCGGAAGAAACAGCACGTCGTACAGATGAAAGAGATCCGGTTCAGACCCGGGATTGATGTCCACGACATCGAGACCAAAGCCAAAAAGATCCGCAAGTTCATTGAAGACGGATCCAAGGTGAAAATAACGGTCATGTTCCGGGGGCGGGAAATGGCTCACAAAGAATATGGACACAAAGTCCTTGAGGTGGTGAGCGAACAATTGTCGGATATTGCCCGCATGGAAAGTGAACCATCTCAGGAAGGCCGTTTCTTAACGGCTTATCTCGTCGCCAAATGA
- the pheS gene encoding phenylalanine--tRNA ligase subunit alpha, whose amino-acid sequence MTLLKKINNVRDQFKTDLERISDLKSWEDLKNIYLGRKGIVSKLFSRIGEVAPQERKAIGQALNSLKNELQNQVDFLYQTLQEKVDEEHYVDYTLPGFPFFKGTRHPLTQAIDEMLSIFSRLGFDIAYGPEVETDWYNFSSLNLPLNHPARDMQDTFYVDEGVMLRTHTSPVQTRYMTQHKPPVRIVAPGRVYRNEAISARSYCMFHQIEGLYVDKNVTFADLRGTLELFSKMYFGPDARIKFRTSFFPFTEPSAEVDVSCFLCKGKGCRVCKNTGWLEILGCGMVDPNVFKAVGYDPEEVTGYAFGLGVDRAVMQKLDIHDIRMLFDNDVEFLKQF is encoded by the coding sequence ATGACACTTCTGAAAAAAATCAATAATGTTCGGGATCAGTTTAAAACTGATCTCGAACGTATTAGTGACTTAAAAAGCTGGGAAGACCTGAAAAACATTTATCTGGGGCGAAAAGGCATTGTAAGCAAACTCTTTTCCCGGATCGGGGAAGTTGCACCCCAGGAGCGGAAGGCTATCGGACAGGCTTTGAACAGCCTGAAAAATGAGCTTCAAAATCAGGTGGATTTTCTCTATCAGACTTTACAGGAAAAGGTGGATGAAGAGCATTATGTAGATTATACCCTTCCCGGTTTTCCCTTTTTTAAAGGTACCCGTCACCCCTTAACACAGGCCATTGACGAAATGTTGTCTATTTTTTCACGACTGGGCTTTGATATTGCCTATGGTCCTGAAGTGGAGACAGACTGGTACAATTTTTCATCCCTGAATCTGCCTCTTAATCATCCTGCCCGGGATATGCAGGATACTTTTTATGTAGATGAGGGGGTTATGCTCAGGACCCATACGTCCCCGGTCCAGACCCGTTATATGACTCAGCATAAACCGCCGGTCCGGATTGTGGCTCCGGGAAGGGTTTACAGGAATGAAGCCATCAGTGCCCGGAGTTATTGTATGTTCCATCAAATCGAAGGCCTTTATGTGGATAAAAACGTTACCTTTGCTGACCTGAGGGGAACTTTGGAACTTTTCAGTAAAATGTATTTCGGTCCTGATGCCCGGATTAAATTCCGCACCAGTTTTTTCCCATTTACCGAACCTTCGGCCGAGGTGGACGTTTCCTGCTTTCTCTGTAAAGGGAAAGGATGCCGTGTTTGTAAAAATACAGGCTGGCTGGAAATTCTGGGATGCGGGATGGTGGATCCCAATGTTTTTAAGGCGGTAGGTTACGACCCGGAAGAGGTAACCGGGTATGCTTTTGGTCTGGGCGTTGATCGCGCAGTCATGCAAAAGCTGGATATCCATGATATTCGTATGCTGTTTGATAATGATGTCGAATTTTTAAAGCAATTCTGA
- the rplT gene encoding 50S ribosomal protein L20, translating into MPRANSSVPRHRRHKKILKMAKGYWGARSRLYKTAKEAVERGWLYAYRDRRRKKRDFRRLWITRINAAVRQYDMSYSVFIHKLQENNIKLNRKQLSEMAIREPQSFKKLVESLK; encoded by the coding sequence ATGCCAAGAGCAAATAGTTCTGTACCAAGACATCGTCGCCATAAAAAAATACTGAAAATGGCAAAAGGCTACTGGGGTGCCAGAAGCCGTCTGTATAAAACTGCAAAAGAAGCCGTCGAACGGGGCTGGTTGTATGCCTATCGCGACCGCCGGCGTAAAAAACGGGATTTCCGCCGTCTGTGGATTACCCGTATCAATGCCGCCGTCCGTCAGTACGACATGTCCTACTCTGTGTTTATTCACAAACTGCAGGAAAACAACATCAAACTCAACCGGAAACAACTGAGCGAAATGGCAATTCGTGAACCTCAGAGTTTCAAGAAGCTGGTGGAATCACTTAAGTAG
- a CDS encoding phenylalanine--tRNA ligase subunit beta → MKVDLNWLQDYVNIDKPLEEICDLLTEAGLECRIVASGPNVSDGVIVGEVLSVENHPNADKLSVCYVNTGEDKPVQIVCGAPNVAAGQKVPVATVGTTLAPGFTLKKAKLRGVTSNGMICAEDELGLSGDHSGIMVLDESCEIGKSLNDYLPKTVILDIDLTANRPDCMSHIGVAREIAALTGKTLKIPDITLQESGPEIHTLARVDVPASDGCPRYTARVIRNVKIGPSPDWLKKRIEAIGLRPVNNVVDASNYVLHETGHPLHTFDYDKLAEHRIVVRYAEEGETFETLDHKKRTLSENVLLICDGEKPVAMAGIMGGLHSEISDDTVNVLIESAYFDPPTIRKGSKQQLLSTDSSKRFERGTDPNANCVYAQDRLASLILELAGGNCAKGMIDVYPEKIEPLLITMHFDRLKKITSLDVPRETCRRIFESLEIAVQSMDDKSITVLAPTFRPDLKREIDLIEEIVRIYGLNKIRANARLQFSMPETVDSINPFLNKIREIFMGFGFHEAISNSLVSRDMAEAGLWGYTPVSLMNPLSVDMNHLRTDLIQPLLHNLKLNVFRKRQHVRLFEIGRVMEKDSSSETTVREYQNLGVLICSDMWDLHWIESPAPADFFYGKGILTRFLGNLGISDISLRKSDFDTDRYRILMDIYSGKTRIGIIGEYNPEFLNKYPLEYPVVILELKLDEIFELRKEVFKYKPVSPYPSMTRDISIVVDKNMESETLMKEIHQKGSKFLKDVVVYDQFMDDQKLTPGKKALSYRLWFQSDERTLEDQDVDRIMEKIFNILIRKYGAQLR, encoded by the coding sequence GTGAAAGTTGATCTGAACTGGCTTCAAGATTATGTAAATATAGATAAACCTCTTGAAGAAATCTGTGACCTGTTAACAGAGGCGGGACTCGAATGTCGCATTGTAGCGTCCGGTCCGAATGTTTCCGATGGTGTGATTGTCGGAGAGGTCCTGTCCGTAGAAAATCACCCAAATGCCGATAAATTGTCTGTTTGTTATGTAAATACCGGTGAAGATAAACCGGTTCAAATTGTGTGTGGTGCCCCGAATGTAGCTGCTGGACAAAAAGTCCCGGTTGCAACGGTGGGGACGACCCTGGCCCCCGGATTCACCCTGAAAAAAGCAAAGCTGAGGGGTGTAACGTCCAATGGGATGATTTGTGCCGAAGATGAACTGGGACTTTCCGGGGATCACTCGGGAATCATGGTTCTTGATGAATCCTGTGAGATTGGAAAATCCCTGAATGATTACCTTCCCAAAACAGTGATTCTGGATATTGATTTAACGGCAAACCGCCCCGATTGTATGTCCCATATCGGTGTTGCTCGTGAAATTGCTGCATTGACCGGTAAAACCCTGAAAATTCCTGATATTACACTTCAGGAATCCGGACCGGAGATACATACCCTGGCCCGGGTGGATGTACCCGCTTCAGACGGCTGTCCACGGTATACCGCCCGCGTCATCCGGAATGTTAAAATCGGACCCAGTCCGGACTGGCTGAAGAAACGCATCGAAGCGATTGGATTGCGGCCGGTCAACAATGTGGTGGATGCATCCAACTACGTTTTGCATGAAACGGGACACCCGCTCCATACCTTTGACTATGATAAACTGGCTGAACACCGGATCGTCGTCCGTTATGCGGAAGAAGGGGAGACATTTGAAACCCTGGACCACAAAAAACGAACCCTTTCAGAAAATGTTTTATTGATTTGTGACGGGGAAAAACCTGTCGCCATGGCCGGTATTATGGGAGGACTCCATTCCGAAATTTCTGATGATACGGTGAATGTTTTGATAGAAAGCGCCTATTTTGATCCGCCTACGATCCGTAAAGGTTCTAAACAGCAGCTGCTTTCCACTGATTCATCCAAGCGTTTTGAAAGGGGAACGGACCCCAATGCAAATTGTGTATATGCTCAGGATCGCCTGGCATCGCTGATCCTTGAACTGGCAGGAGGGAACTGTGCAAAAGGGATGATTGATGTCTATCCGGAGAAGATTGAGCCGCTTCTCATCACCATGCATTTTGACAGGCTGAAGAAAATCACATCCCTGGATGTCCCACGGGAAACCTGCCGGAGAATCTTTGAATCCCTGGAAATTGCTGTTCAATCGATGGATGATAAATCCATTACAGTCCTTGCACCTACATTCCGTCCGGATTTGAAACGGGAAATAGATCTGATTGAGGAAATCGTCCGGATTTACGGACTGAACAAAATCCGGGCTAATGCACGGCTCCAGTTTTCCATGCCTGAAACCGTCGATTCGATCAATCCCTTTTTGAATAAAATTCGTGAAATCTTTATGGGATTTGGCTTTCATGAAGCCATCAGCAACTCCCTGGTTTCCCGTGATATGGCTGAAGCCGGTCTCTGGGGATATACCCCCGTAAGCCTGATGAATCCTCTTTCAGTGGATATGAATCATTTGCGGACAGACCTGATTCAGCCTCTTCTTCACAATTTAAAACTGAATGTATTCCGGAAACGGCAGCATGTACGCCTTTTTGAAATCGGGCGGGTGATGGAAAAGGATTCCTCGTCGGAAACCACAGTCCGTGAATACCAAAACCTGGGTGTGTTGATATGCAGCGATATGTGGGATCTTCACTGGATTGAAAGTCCGGCCCCGGCAGATTTCTTTTATGGTAAAGGTATCCTCACCCGTTTTCTCGGGAACCTGGGTATTTCGGATATCTCTCTGAGAAAGTCAGATTTTGATACAGACCGATATCGCATTTTAATGGATATCTATTCGGGTAAAACACGGATTGGAATAATCGGTGAATATAACCCCGAATTTCTGAATAAATACCCGCTGGAATATCCGGTGGTCATTCTGGAGCTGAAACTGGATGAGATTTTTGAACTTCGGAAAGAGGTTTTCAAATACAAACCGGTTTCACCTTATCCCTCTATGACCCGGGACATTTCCATTGTTGTTGATAAAAACATGGAATCTGAAACTCTGATGAAGGAAATTCATCAAAAAGGAAGTAAATTTCTGAAGGATGTGGTTGTCTATGATCAATTCATGGATGATCAAAAACTCACTCCCGGAAAGAAAGCCCTATCTTACCGGCTTTGGTTCCAGAGTGATGAAAGGACTCTTGAAGATCAGGACGTGGACCGCATCATGGAAAAAATATTTAACATACTGATCAGGAAATATGGAGCTCAACTCAGATAA
- the thrS gene encoding threonine--tRNA ligase, translating to MTETIKITLPDGSIQEFPIGSTPYDVALSISEGLARNCLAAKVNGKLIDLKRPLQDDAEILLITYKSPEAHNILLHSTAHIMAQAVQRLFKDVKVTIGPAIENRFYYDFDAPVPFTEDDLDKIEKEMERIISEDFPVTRREVTRDEAIRFFEKLGETYKVEIIREIPEDEVLSIYTQGEFSDLCRGPHIPSTGKIPAFKLLNVAGAYWRGDERNKMLSRIYGTAFSDKKGLKKYLNFLEEAKKRDHRKLGRELDLFDFSDRIGQGLTLWFPKGATVRKIIEDFWHAEHRKAGYELVQTPHIGKAELWETSGHLGFYKDSMYSPIEVEGQDYYLKPMNCPFHIMIYKRRQHSYRDLPVRYAELGTVYRYEMSGVLHGLMRVRGFTQDDAHIICTPDQLNYEVEKLIQFSFDYLKTFGFTEFKVYLSTRPEGKSVGDPSDWEKAQESLSSSLKKKGVDFEVDEGGGAFYGPKIDIKIKDAIGRLWQCTTIQFDFNEPERFDMEYTGTDGNKHRPFMIHRAIMGSLERFIGILIEDTAGHFPMWLAPVQVKLLPIADRHLEYVREIADSLFEKGIRVEIDDRQEKIGAKIRDAELNKIPFMCIIGDKEVEDRLISIRQHRKGDQGSLRFDEFIDRMQDASRPEYTE from the coding sequence ATGACAGAAACAATAAAGATTACCCTTCCTGACGGCAGTATTCAGGAGTTTCCCATAGGATCGACCCCTTACGATGTGGCTTTATCAATCAGCGAAGGACTCGCAAGGAACTGTCTTGCTGCAAAAGTGAACGGTAAACTGATTGATTTGAAGCGGCCTTTGCAGGATGATGCGGAAATACTGCTGATTACCTATAAATCTCCTGAAGCCCACAATATCCTTCTCCACAGTACGGCTCATATTATGGCTCAGGCGGTTCAACGACTTTTCAAGGATGTGAAAGTCACTATCGGACCGGCTATCGAAAACCGGTTTTATTACGACTTTGATGCCCCGGTCCCTTTTACCGAAGATGATTTGGACAAAATTGAAAAGGAAATGGAAAGAATCATTTCCGAAGATTTTCCGGTTACCCGCCGGGAAGTCACCCGTGATGAAGCCATCCGTTTCTTTGAAAAACTGGGCGAGACCTACAAAGTGGAGATTATTCGTGAGATTCCGGAAGATGAGGTGTTGTCCATCTATACCCAGGGAGAATTTTCAGATCTTTGCCGTGGCCCCCATATCCCCTCGACAGGGAAAATTCCGGCCTTCAAACTCTTAAATGTGGCCGGTGCCTACTGGCGTGGTGATGAACGGAATAAAATGCTTTCCCGGATCTACGGGACGGCCTTTTCCGATAAAAAAGGGCTCAAAAAGTATCTGAATTTTCTGGAAGAAGCCAAAAAACGGGATCACCGGAAGCTTGGAAGGGAATTGGATCTTTTCGATTTTTCTGACCGGATTGGGCAGGGACTCACTTTATGGTTTCCCAAAGGGGCAACAGTCCGGAAAATTATTGAGGATTTCTGGCATGCAGAGCACCGGAAAGCCGGTTATGAACTGGTCCAGACACCCCATATCGGCAAGGCGGAGCTCTGGGAAACCTCCGGACACCTGGGCTTTTATAAAGATTCCATGTACAGTCCCATAGAGGTGGAAGGTCAGGATTATTACTTAAAACCTATGAACTGTCCCTTTCATATCATGATATACAAGCGCCGTCAGCATTCATACCGGGATCTTCCTGTTCGATATGCCGAGCTGGGGACGGTATACCGCTATGAAATGTCCGGTGTATTGCATGGACTCATGCGGGTCCGTGGATTTACTCAGGATGATGCCCATATCATCTGTACACCGGATCAATTAAATTATGAAGTGGAAAAACTCATCCAGTTTTCCTTTGATTATTTGAAAACCTTTGGATTTACGGAATTTAAAGTTTACCTCTCTACCCGGCCTGAAGGAAAATCCGTCGGCGATCCGTCTGACTGGGAAAAAGCCCAGGAATCCTTGAGCTCATCCCTGAAAAAAAAGGGTGTCGATTTTGAAGTGGATGAGGGCGGTGGCGCTTTTTATGGTCCTAAAATTGATATCAAGATCAAGGATGCTATCGGCCGGCTGTGGCAATGCACCACCATCCAGTTTGATTTTAACGAGCCGGAACGATTTGACATGGAATACACCGGCACGGACGGAAATAAACACCGGCCTTTTATGATCCACCGGGCAATTATGGGATCCCTGGAACGCTTCATCGGGATTCTCATTGAGGATACTGCCGGTCATTTTCCCATGTGGCTGGCACCCGTCCAGGTGAAACTTCTGCCCATTGCGGATCGCCACCTGGAATATGTCCGCGAAATCGCCGATTCTCTCTTTGAAAAGGGAATTCGGGTGGAAATTGATGACCGTCAGGAGAAAATTGGGGCAAAAATTCGTGATGCGGAATTGAATAAAATCCCATTTATGTGTATAATTGGAGATAAAGAAGTGGAAGACCGCCTGATCAGTATCCGGCAGCACCGGAAAGGCGACCAGGGATCGCTCCGTTTCGATGAATTTATCGATAGGATGCAGGATGCATCAAGACCTGAATATACGGAATAG
- a CDS encoding rhodanese-like domain-containing protein, translated as MPDRIKSFPVIHGQKLHEIFQNTPEDLFILDLRSPGRYIEGHIPGAHSLPFSQLEKKAHTIPKHKIVVVYCQNGLKSSLAVDLLKKKGIPHVFSLGSLKHWEYELIPS; from the coding sequence ATGCCTGACAGAATAAAATCTTTTCCTGTCATTCACGGACAAAAATTACATGAAATATTTCAGAATACACCGGAGGATCTTTTTATTCTGGATCTGAGATCTCCGGGCCGGTATATAGAAGGACACATCCCCGGTGCTCATTCATTGCCTTTTTCACAATTAGAAAAAAAAGCTCATACCATTCCCAAGCATAAAATTGTTGTAGTATATTGCCAGAACGGACTCAAATCGTCCCTAGCCGTGGACCTTCTTAAAAAGAAGGGGATACCCCATGTCTTTTCCCTGGGAAGCCTGAAACACTGGGAGTACGAACTGATTCCTTCATAA
- the folD gene encoding bifunctional methylenetetrahydrofolate dehydrogenase/methenyltetrahydrofolate cyclohydrolase FolD, which produces MKAMLLNGKDVAKSVRESVKQEVEALKKENIYPGLAVVLVGEDPASKVYVRNKGRTCEKLGIFSETITLPEDVSQRELNTIIDKLNHDLKFHGILVQMPLPKQLNASEIIHRIRPEKDVDGFHPENVGRLILDEEGFQPCTPAGIMEILRYYKISLEGKHAVVVGRSNIVGKPMLNMLYQKKKHANATATICHTRTQDMGSITRMADVLIVAAGVPEFITGDMIKPGAVVIDVGMNRVDDPSTEKGYRLTGDVKFDEAAEIASAITPVPGGVGPMTIAMLMVNTVKAAKFQNR; this is translated from the coding sequence ATGAAAGCGATGCTTTTAAACGGAAAAGATGTAGCCAAATCCGTTAGAGAATCGGTAAAACAAGAGGTGGAAGCTCTGAAAAAGGAGAATATCTATCCCGGGCTGGCCGTGGTTTTAGTGGGAGAAGATCCGGCATCAAAGGTATATGTTAGAAATAAAGGCCGGACCTGCGAAAAGTTGGGGATATTTTCTGAAACTATCACCCTGCCGGAAGATGTATCCCAAAGGGAATTGAATACTATTATTGATAAACTGAACCATGATCTGAAATTCCACGGAATTCTGGTTCAGATGCCTTTGCCCAAACAGCTCAATGCTTCTGAAATCATTCACCGTATCCGTCCGGAAAAGGATGTAGACGGTTTTCACCCTGAGAATGTGGGACGGCTGATTCTGGATGAAGAGGGTTTTCAGCCGTGTACACCCGCGGGTATCATGGAAATTCTCCGTTACTATAAGATATCCCTGGAAGGGAAACATGCCGTCGTTGTGGGACGGAGCAACATTGTAGGTAAACCGATGCTGAATATGCTGTATCAAAAAAAGAAGCATGCCAATGCCACGGCAACCATTTGCCATACGCGGACTCAGGACATGGGTTCTATTACACGGATGGCGGATGTTCTGATTGTAGCAGCCGGTGTACCGGAATTTATTACCGGGGATATGATCAAACCCGGTGCGGTTGTGATCGATGTGGGCATGAACCGCGTGGATGACCCCTCAACAGAAAAAGGGTATCGCCTGACAGGTGATGTGAAATTTGATGAAGCGGCCGAGATTGCCTCTGCCATCACCCCCGTTCCCGGTGGTGTAGGCCCCATGACGATTGCGATGCTCATGGTGAATACGGTAAAAGCTGCTAAATTTCAAAACAGATAA